Genomic DNA from Choristoneura fumiferana chromosome 16, NRCan_CFum_1, whole genome shotgun sequence:
TTTCCCTGTCCGAAGGTAGTATCCTCatctaaaaattatgaaaactgCGAGGCagcaatgaaaacaataaagatgaactatttttataaaagtttgatTGTGACTTGTCCAGATGAAATGCATGTTCCGAATTTTATAGAAGAAATGATCACAGAAGACACAGACTACTACAAAATAACGAAGTGTTCAGTTACAGAATTCATAGATGTCAATTTCAttgataattttgtgaaaaagggaaaattgtATTGCATTACGGCAGACAAAAATTGTGTTGTGCAAAATTGTGCCGCAGTAACGCCAGATGGTGTACTAACGCTTCACATTTTGGACTTTGTTTTTCAAACATTAGGCCTGGAAGGCAAAAAACAACCACACAACTACTTTGAAATAAGAATAGACCTAAAAAACCTAAGACATACTGATAAATTATATTCAAACTTATGTAAGTTAGAGACATTCAACTTCTTTGTGTACTGGGAGCCTAATAATGAAGATGTATGTCCATCATCAATAGCAAAGTATTTTTACGACAAGAATGTAAATGTGACCGTCTGTCCAATCAAATTAAAACATCTTTCACCGGAAATAGAAGAAGTACCAGCTTTAGAAGACGTGGACTCTGATGAAATGACAGAATGGATTGGTATGCTGGCTCACAATGCTGATTTGAATCCAACAGAAAACTACATCAGTTCATATAGTCAACCAGAAAGTGAACATGCATTGAAAACTACTAGAATAGCCCTTCTTATTTCAAATGGAATGTTCACTCCATACCATCTTGAACGTATTTGCAAGAAAATTGAAGAGTATGTTGCCAATAGAGAGCTGAATAACTTCTGGGCGTGTGTCAGTATCCAGAGCTTTGAGAACAGTCTGTGGCAATGGGGCCCGAGTAGCCCTAGAATGTTCCAAGCCCATGACTCCACTTGCAACCTGTTCTTCAGTCATGCAGGCATTATTGAATATAGTATAggtcaaataaaatattcatagcatttagttagttttattttttgtccatAATTGTTTCCAACACACAcatattttactattttcattACCTAGATGCTGTGATAGTACGATATTAGCCTAATTATTACCATAGGTATGGAGATAGGTTGAGGTTATTTGATGGTGGCAGCATTTTACGCTTCGACTGAAAGTATTGGTTTATCTAAAATTTGTAGTTAGGTACTAAGGCCAAGGTAACCACCCCCTAGATCCCTGGAAAATCCAGATGCATTATCGAAAACAGATTTcactatatttttttgtcattttaaaactaatttactttgttttgctaACTTTTTAATAGTTAAAACAGTTGTTTTGAAGAAAAACATTTCTTGCCAAGTTGCTTGCGGCGTATTCTACTAGGCTGCTTGGCAATATTCTTTgcaaagcgctggtagtataaaaaaattatatgtaaaaGAGGCATTTGCAGAATACATTTTGCTTACGAGAGGGGCTCTGCAagactggatattcatagatacctacaaataacCTTGGTGCTTGCCCAGTTTTGTTGATAAAGGAAAGTTTGTCCTGACagaataaatactttttattgctTAAAGTAACATTATTACATTCTCGATATATtgcattatatataataaatattttattcctatTCCTAAATCACACCAATTGAAATCAaattacacagaaaaaaaaacaaaaaaaaatcattcatttattgaaacaa
This window encodes:
- the LOC141436221 gene encoding ribonuclease P protein subunit p40-like — its product is MLCPEVFNFPCPKVVSSSKNYENCEAAMKTIKMNYFYKSLIVTCPDEMHVPNFIEEMITEDTDYYKITKCSVTEFIDVNFIDNFVKKGKLYCITADKNCVVQNCAAVTPDGVLTLHILDFVFQTLGLEGKKQPHNYFEIRIDLKNLRHTDKLYSNLCKLETFNFFVYWEPNNEDVCPSSIAKYFYDKNVNVTVCPIKLKHLSPEIEEVPALEDVDSDEMTEWIGMLAHNADLNPTENYISSYSQPESEHALKTTRIALLISNGMFTPYHLERICKKIEEYVANRELNNFWACVSIQSFENSLWQWGPSSPRMFQAHDSTCNLFFSHAGIIEYSIGQIKYS